Proteins from a single region of Thermosipho japonicus:
- a CDS encoding 8-oxoguanine deaminase codes for MRKLFKNISYVYTFDEKIGDIENGYILVEDNVIKEVGRNWENIEADEIYDLDGYMIIPGFVNTHHHMFQSLTRGLAADKKLFDWLVFHYEIWKFIDEEAIYVSSLIALYEMIKTGVTTTTDHLYLYPYGNNKLFDAEIEAAKLIGVRFHPTRGSMSLSKKNGGLPPDSVVQTDDEILQESVRVIEKYHDPSKYSMLRVALAPCSPFSVTPYLMKETVKIANKYDVLLHTHLAETRDEEEYCLEKFGKRPVDYMEELGWLNNKVWFAHMVWLSKEDMEKLSKNNVGMAHCPSSNMRLGSGIAPVSELKNKIRIGIAVDGSASNDTNNMIMEARNALLLQRAKYGANALTVREVLKMATIGGAGVLKMDDYIGKIAPEMAADFIGFKLDKVEFAGGLHNPINSILLCDPKQVDLSVINGEIKILNSEFTNFEISDFLEKHNMISKKLLKKAGILL; via the coding sequence GTGAGAAAATTGTTTAAAAATATTTCTTATGTTTATACATTTGATGAAAAAATTGGAGATATTGAGAATGGTTATATTTTAGTGGAAGATAATGTAATTAAAGAGGTTGGAAGAAATTGGGAAAATATTGAAGCAGATGAAATTTACGATTTAGATGGATATATGATTATCCCCGGTTTTGTAAATACACATCATCATATGTTTCAATCACTTACTAGAGGACTTGCTGCAGACAAAAAGCTTTTTGATTGGCTTGTTTTTCATTATGAAATATGGAAATTTATAGATGAAGAGGCAATTTATGTAAGTAGTTTAATAGCACTCTATGAAATGATTAAAACTGGAGTTACAACAACAACAGACCATCTTTATCTTTACCCATATGGAAATAACAAGCTTTTTGATGCTGAAATAGAAGCTGCAAAATTGATAGGTGTAAGGTTTCATCCTACAAGAGGGAGTATGTCGCTTAGTAAAAAAAACGGAGGTCTTCCTCCAGATAGTGTTGTTCAAACTGACGATGAAATATTGCAAGAAAGTGTTAGAGTTATAGAAAAATATCATGATCCAAGCAAATATTCTATGCTTAGAGTTGCGCTTGCTCCTTGTTCGCCGTTTTCGGTGACGCCATATTTGATGAAGGAGACTGTAAAAATTGCTAATAAATATGATGTTCTACTTCATACACACCTTGCTGAAACAAGAGATGAAGAAGAATATTGTCTTGAAAAGTTTGGAAAAAGGCCCGTAGACTATATGGAAGAACTTGGTTGGCTTAACAACAAAGTATGGTTTGCTCACATGGTCTGGTTGAGTAAAGAAGATATGGAAAAGCTTTCAAAAAATAATGTTGGAATGGCACATTGCCCTTCTTCAAATATGAGATTAGGATCTGGAATTGCTCCAGTAAGTGAGTTAAAGAATAAAATCAGAATAGGAATTGCTGTAGATGGTAGTGCAAGTAATGATACAAATAACATGATAATGGAAGCAAGAAATGCACTATTACTCCAGAGAGCAAAATATGGTGCCAATGCTTTAACTGTTAGGGAAGTTTTAAAAATGGCAACTATAGGTGGAGCAGGTGTTTTAAAAATGGATGATTATATTGGAAAAATAGCACCAGAAATGGCTGCAGATTTTATAGGTTTTAAGTTAGATAAGGTTGAATTTGCTGGAGGATTACATAATCCAATAAATTCAATATTGCTTTGTGATCCAAAGCAGGTTGATTTATCTGTAATTAATGGAGAAATAAAAATATTAAATAGTGAATTTACAAACTTTGAGATTTCTGATTTTTTAGAAAAACATAATATGATCTCAAAAAAATTGTTGAAAAAGGCAGGAATTTTATTGTAA
- a CDS encoding PLP-dependent cysteine synthase family protein, with the protein MMRKVPVIGPTFEEMLNPEKIDPKIRKRAIEMKKKDPLHPINLFNITWKDENNEIYYFEVPKDITGVDANIIVLYAKEFPSGSHKVGATYSVLAEKTVYGEVDPLKHTLIWPSTGNYGIGGAWVSSRMNYRSIVLLPELMSKERFEIIRKYGAEVIATPGCESNVKEIYDKSKELYNKDPEHVRILNQFEEFGNYRFHYYVTGNTMIELVKNKKIGNSRISAVVLGVGSAGTIASGDRVKQEFSEAKVVAVEPLQCPTISLNGYGGHDIQGIGDKHVTWIHNVMNNDAVVLVDDMESKKMLQVLSDPVGIEFLKEFAPKDMVDFISDKFGISGVANLIGAIKVAKYYNFTSDDNIFIVATDSIERYYSVMKDLEEKFGKLDRAEAKARTERILLYKEPSWIFEGDKYSRERWHNLKYYTWVEQQGKTVEELNAQKDQSYWIKQQEKVYEVNEKILEYRKKHYDELMKIYFED; encoded by the coding sequence ATGATGAGAAAGGTTCCTGTTATTGGACCAACTTTTGAAGAAATGCTTAATCCAGAAAAGATTGATCCAAAAATTAGGAAAAGAGCTATTGAAATGAAAAAGAAAGATCCACTTCATCCAATTAACTTGTTTAATATCACATGGAAAGATGAAAATAATGAAATTTATTATTTTGAAGTTCCGAAAGATATTACAGGAGTTGATGCTAATATAATTGTTTTATATGCAAAAGAATTTCCATCAGGAAGTCATAAAGTTGGTGCAACATACTCAGTGTTGGCAGAAAAAACTGTTTACGGAGAAGTGGATCCATTGAAACATACATTAATTTGGCCATCAACCGGGAATTATGGAATTGGAGGAGCTTGGGTTTCATCTAGAATGAATTATAGATCTATTGTTTTACTTCCAGAACTTATGAGTAAAGAAAGATTTGAAATTATTAGAAAATATGGAGCTGAGGTTATTGCAACACCTGGGTGCGAATCAAATGTTAAAGAAATATACGATAAATCAAAAGAACTATATAATAAGGATCCTGAACATGTAAGAATATTAAACCAATTTGAAGAATTTGGCAATTATAGATTTCATTACTATGTTACAGGAAATACAATGATCGAATTAGTAAAAAATAAAAAAATTGGAAATTCTAGAATTTCGGCAGTTGTTTTAGGTGTAGGTTCTGCTGGAACAATAGCATCTGGTGATAGAGTAAAACAAGAATTTTCAGAAGCTAAAGTAGTTGCTGTTGAGCCATTACAATGTCCAACAATTTCTCTTAACGGATATGGTGGTCACGATATTCAAGGTATTGGTGATAAACATGTTACATGGATTCATAATGTTATGAATAATGACGCAGTTGTTTTAGTTGACGATATGGAATCAAAGAAAATGCTTCAAGTTTTAAGCGATCCAGTGGGAATTGAATTTTTGAAAGAATTTGCTCCAAAAGATATGGTTGATTTTATATCAGACAAATTTGGGATTTCGGGAGTTGCTAATTTGATTGGAGCAATAAAAGTAGCAAAGTATTATAACTTTACGTCTGATGATAATATTTTTATTGTTGCTACTGATTCAATTGAGAGATATTATTCAGTTATGAAAGATTTAGAGGAAAAGTTTGGAAAACTTGATAGAGCAGAAGCTAAAGCACGAACTGAAAGAATTTTATTATACAAAGAGCCTTCTTGGATCTTTGAAGGTGATAAATATTCTAGAGAAAGATGGCATAATTTAAAATATTATACCTGGGTTGAGCAGCAAGGAAAAACAGTAGAAGAGCTAAATGCGCAGAAGGATCAGAGTTATTGGATTAAGCAACAAGAAAAAGTTTATGAAGTAAATGAAAAAATACTTGAATATAGAAAAAAACATTATGATGAACTTATGAAAATATATTTTGAAGATTGA
- a CDS encoding xanthine dehydrogenase family protein molybdopterin-binding subunit produces MNVIGKKVERIDGLEKAYGISKYVADYYFENMLYAGVVYANVPHGILKNIDISEAKKIPGVVYIATYKDVPGVNKFGHVIDDMNFLVPVGEKIRFEGDVLALIAAESKHAIEEARKLIKVEIEELPPVLSIDEAIKDKIIVNGKSNIGFHRKIRRGNVDDAFSKADLIIDEKFETGYQEHSYLETQGVVANYTPRGVMEIYVSAQCPFYVQKDVAKILGIELNRLNVIQTETGGGFGGKEDVPSYIASKAALLSYITKRPVKLIYTREMDIKETSKRHPSKSYYKVAFSKDGKILGIKTKVYLDMGAYSTLSPIVMYRTMVHASGAYSVKNVSVDVYGVYTNKVPCGAFRGFGSPQVLVAIESIMDRAAKKLNIDPYKIRMRNALDMNKETSTGHVLTQSVGAKKTLEKIYKASNYEILKKEVLEYNKNSKLKKLGLGWSHIFYGVSLGAGGQHLDGATATINVQSDGTINVMIGNTEMGQGAKTTMAIIVSEILGQDISKIRVLQPETLFIQDSGPTVASRTTFFSGNALKIATEKLKKNIVEFLVSYFGVGENEISFLDGKVFIREKVFSFEEIAKLCNDNNVKLSEVGWYKSPKLHFDHENGIGEAYITYSFATQLSLVEVDLLTGKVALKEAWVCHDIGKVINLEGAVGQVQGGVIQGMGYAIMEEIKQNSGKILTTNFNNYLIPTIKDIPEKIHVYFVEEEFSEGPFGAKGLGEPSLMTSPPSVLNAVSNAIGSFLNKIPISLEEIVKNTKEGKL; encoded by the coding sequence ATGAATGTAATTGGAAAGAAAGTAGAGAGAATCGATGGATTAGAAAAAGCCTATGGAATTTCTAAATACGTAGCAGATTATTATTTTGAAAATATGTTATATGCAGGAGTAGTTTATGCTAATGTTCCACATGGAATATTGAAAAATATAGATATTTCGGAAGCAAAGAAAATTCCTGGAGTAGTATACATAGCGACATACAAAGATGTTCCAGGAGTTAATAAATTTGGTCATGTTATAGATGATATGAATTTTCTTGTTCCTGTAGGGGAAAAAATTAGATTTGAAGGAGATGTATTAGCACTGATTGCTGCTGAATCTAAGCATGCAATTGAAGAAGCTAGGAAATTAATAAAAGTAGAAATTGAGGAGTTACCACCTGTTTTATCGATAGATGAAGCGATAAAAGATAAAATAATTGTTAATGGAAAATCAAATATTGGTTTTCATAGAAAAATTAGAAGAGGAAATGTTGATGATGCTTTTTCAAAAGCGGATCTTATTATAGATGAAAAATTTGAAACAGGGTATCAAGAACATTCATATTTGGAAACACAAGGTGTTGTTGCAAATTATACTCCAAGAGGGGTAATGGAAATTTATGTTAGTGCGCAATGCCCATTTTATGTTCAAAAAGACGTAGCAAAAATATTGGGAATAGAATTAAATAGATTAAATGTAATACAGACTGAAACTGGAGGAGGATTTGGTGGAAAAGAAGATGTTCCATCCTACATAGCATCAAAGGCTGCTCTTTTATCATATATTACAAAAAGACCTGTTAAATTAATCTATACAAGAGAAATGGATATTAAAGAAACAAGTAAAAGACATCCTAGTAAGTCATATTACAAAGTTGCATTTTCAAAAGATGGAAAAATTTTGGGAATCAAGACAAAAGTTTATTTAGATATGGGTGCTTATTCAACTCTTTCCCCAATAGTTATGTATAGGACAATGGTACATGCAAGTGGAGCTTATTCAGTAAAAAATGTAAGTGTTGATGTATATGGAGTATATACAAATAAAGTGCCTTGTGGAGCTTTTAGAGGCTTTGGCTCGCCTCAAGTTTTAGTAGCGATTGAATCGATAATGGATCGTGCGGCAAAAAAGTTGAATATTGATCCGTATAAAATAAGAATGAGAAATGCACTTGATATGAATAAAGAAACGTCAACCGGACATGTGCTAACTCAATCAGTTGGGGCAAAAAAAACTTTGGAAAAAATTTATAAGGCATCAAATTATGAAATTTTAAAGAAAGAAGTTTTAGAATATAATAAAAACTCTAAATTAAAAAAACTAGGATTAGGTTGGTCCCATATTTTTTATGGTGTAAGTTTAGGAGCAGGTGGTCAACATCTTGATGGTGCTACTGCAACAATTAATGTTCAATCAGACGGTACTATTAATGTAATGATAGGTAATACCGAAATGGGGCAAGGTGCAAAAACAACAATGGCGATAATAGTATCGGAAATATTGGGACAAGATATTTCAAAGATTAGGGTTTTGCAACCTGAGACATTGTTTATTCAAGATAGTGGGCCGACTGTAGCTTCAAGGACTACATTCTTTAGTGGTAATGCTTTAAAAATAGCAACTGAGAAATTAAAAAAGAACATAGTTGAATTTCTAGTTTCTTATTTTGGTGTAGGTGAAAATGAAATTAGTTTTTTAGATGGAAAAGTTTTTATAAGAGAAAAAGTATTTTCTTTTGAGGAGATTGCAAAGTTATGTAACGACAATAACGTTAAGTTGTCTGAGGTTGGATGGTATAAATCTCCTAAATTACATTTTGATCACGAAAATGGAATTGGTGAGGCATATATAACATACAGTTTTGCAACGCAACTTTCTCTTGTTGAAGTTGATTTGTTAACTGGAAAAGTTGCATTGAAAGAAGCTTGGGTTTGTCATGATATTGGTAAAGTTATAAACTTAGAAGGTGCTGTTGGTCAGGTTCAAGGTGGGGTAATTCAAGGGATGGGATACGCTATTATGGAAGAAATAAAGCAAAATAGTGGAAAAATACTCACTACTAATTTCAATAATTATTTAATCCCAACTATCAAAGACATTCCTGAGAAAATACATGTGTATTTTGTGGAAGAGGAATTCTCAGAAGGACCATTCGGTGCAAAAGGATTGGGTGAACCATCGCTAATGACTTCACCACCTTCAGTTTTAAATGCAGTTTCAAATGCTATAGGTAGTTTTTTAAATAAGATACCTATTTCTTTAGAGGAAATAGTTAAAAATACTAAGGAGGGAAAATTATGA
- the ade gene encoding adenine deaminase — protein sequence MKIYEIVPVALGKKMPDVLIKNVNLVNVFTGKIEKTNVALYKKRIAGIGDDYKVGKEVIDAKGLFAIPGLIDAHVHIESSMLSPTEFAKLILPFGTTTIIADPHEIANVLGVEGIEYMIKATEGIPLNVYFAIPSAVPATNLETSGATLGAEDMVSLVEKYPFRIIALGEVMNYPGVLNCDRELITKIEILRHKYKKIDGHAPGLTGKELNAYIDAFVRSDHECETKQEALEKLSKGMQIFIREGTAARNLNALLPAVNEMNHFFFSFCTDDRDPNDIIERGHINGIIKSAIDNGIDPIIAIRMATINTAKYFNLRSMGAISPGYKADIVFVDSLKDFNIRFVIKDSKIVVEDRRINMNVESIIRNIPNTLGKINIVKNYSLSIKNRNRKIRVISVKSGTLLTDELIFEPKVEKGYVVSDIDRDIIKIAVFDRHKASGYSIGFVHGLSIKNGAIATTIGHDSHNLTVVGTNDEDMNYAISRIKELNGGIVVVKNKKLIASLSLPIAGLMSDKNYGFVVEELRKLKNSLVEIGVNSDILMQIHFLQLAVIPKLKITDKGLIDVEKQKIVDLFVEV from the coding sequence ATGAAAATATATGAAATTGTTCCTGTTGCTTTGGGAAAAAAAATGCCTGATGTATTAATAAAGAATGTTAATCTTGTGAATGTTTTTACAGGAAAAATTGAAAAAACTAATGTTGCTCTTTATAAAAAAAGAATTGCAGGAATTGGAGATGATTATAAAGTTGGAAAGGAAGTTATTGATGCAAAAGGCCTATTTGCAATTCCTGGACTTATTGATGCTCATGTTCATATTGAAAGTTCTATGCTTTCGCCTACTGAGTTTGCAAAATTAATCCTTCCTTTTGGTACGACAACAATTATTGCAGATCCACATGAAATTGCAAATGTTTTAGGTGTAGAAGGTATTGAATACATGATTAAGGCAACTGAAGGTATACCGTTAAATGTCTATTTCGCAATTCCATCTGCAGTGCCCGCAACAAATCTTGAAACATCAGGAGCAACACTTGGTGCTGAAGATATGGTGAGCTTAGTTGAAAAATATCCGTTTAGAATTATCGCTTTAGGAGAAGTTATGAATTATCCTGGTGTTTTAAATTGTGATAGAGAGCTCATTACAAAAATTGAGATATTAAGACATAAATATAAAAAGATTGATGGCCATGCACCAGGATTAACTGGAAAAGAGTTAAATGCATATATTGATGCTTTTGTTCGATCTGATCATGAATGTGAAACAAAGCAAGAAGCATTAGAAAAACTTTCAAAAGGAATGCAAATATTTATTAGAGAAGGGACAGCAGCCAGAAACCTGAATGCATTACTTCCAGCAGTAAATGAAATGAACCACTTTTTCTTCTCTTTTTGTACTGATGATAGAGACCCAAATGACATAATTGAGAGAGGTCATATAAATGGAATTATTAAAAGTGCAATTGATAATGGAATTGATCCAATAATTGCAATTAGGATGGCAACAATTAATACTGCTAAATATTTTAATTTGAGAAGTATGGGTGCAATTTCGCCTGGTTATAAAGCAGATATTGTTTTTGTAGATAGTTTAAAAGATTTTAATATAAGGTTTGTTATTAAAGATTCAAAGATTGTAGTTGAGGACAGAAGAATCAATATGAATGTTGAAAGTATAATTCGTAATATTCCAAATACTTTAGGAAAAATAAATATTGTAAAAAACTATTCTTTAAGTATTAAAAATAGGAATAGAAAAATACGTGTGATATCTGTAAAATCTGGGACTCTTTTAACAGATGAACTAATATTTGAGCCAAAGGTTGAAAAAGGTTACGTAGTTTCAGACATTGACAGAGATATTATAAAAATAGCAGTTTTTGATAGACATAAAGCAAGCGGTTATTCAATTGGCTTTGTTCACGGACTTTCAATCAAAAATGGGGCAATTGCAACTACAATTGGTCATGATTCTCATAATTTGACTGTTGTTGGAACAAATGACGAGGATATGAATTATGCAATAAGTAGGATAAAGGAGTTAAATGGAGGAATCGTTGTTGTAAAAAATAAAAAGCTTATAGCTTCTTTGTCACTTCCAATAGCGGGGTTAATGTCAGACAAAAACTATGGTTTTGTGGTTGAAGAATTGAGGAAATTAAAAAATTCTTTAGTAGAAATTGGGGTAAATAGTGATATCCTAATGCAAATACACTTTTTACAACTTGCTGTAATACCAAAATTAAAGATTACAGATAAAGGACTAATTGACGTTGAAAAACAGAAAATAGTTGATTTGTTTGTGGAGGTGTAA
- a CDS encoding flagellin, protein MRINHNLSALNAWRQISLTNSNMTKTLEKLSSGLRINRAADDAAGLAISEKMRGQIKGLDMARKNAQDAISLIQTAEGALNEVHSILQRMRELAVQAASDTNTDVDRENIQAEIEQLRQEIDRIARSTEFNTKKLLNGSLEGFRANAEADIVNGGIIDLTINTLNQNAKEGTYLVEVGQFRGSPTSALDVRITLVTSSSVYSTIVTSFSQGYVVVGGVTLRWDSTVISISNYNGLPSGEVIDAAVARIEGKYTGSDYLVFQIGANEGANMVGGIDAVDSKNLGLITSLIDVTSQDGAERVISLIDAAIDKVSGIRSKLGAMQNRLEHTIANLGVSSENLTSSESRIRDADMAKQMMFFTKQQILIQSGMAMLAQANTLPQNILQLLRG, encoded by the coding sequence GTGAGAATAAATCATAATTTAAGTGCTTTAAATGCTTGGAGGCAAATTTCATTAACTAATTCAAATATGACAAAAACTTTGGAAAAATTATCATCAGGATTAAGGATTAACAGAGCAGCTGATGATGCAGCTGGACTTGCAATAAGTGAAAAGATGAGAGGTCAAATTAAAGGACTTGATATGGCAAGAAAGAATGCACAAGATGCTATATCTTTAATTCAAACAGCAGAAGGTGCATTAAATGAAGTTCATTCAATACTTCAGAGAATGAGGGAACTTGCAGTTCAAGCAGCAAGTGATACAAATACTGATGTTGATAGAGAAAATATTCAAGCTGAAATAGAACAATTACGTCAAGAAATTGATAGAATAGCCCGTTCAACTGAATTTAATACAAAAAAGCTTTTGAATGGAAGTTTAGAAGGTTTTAGAGCAAATGCTGAAGCAGATATTGTAAATGGTGGAATAATAGATTTAACAATTAACACTTTAAATCAAAATGCTAAAGAAGGTACTTATTTGGTTGAGGTAGGACAATTTAGAGGTTCACCTACAAGTGCATTGGATGTAAGAATAACTTTAGTAACAAGTTCATCTGTTTATAGCACAATTGTTACTTCTTTTTCTCAAGGATATGTTGTAGTAGGTGGGGTTACTTTAAGATGGGATTCAACTGTCATATCAATTTCAAATTATAATGGATTACCAAGTGGTGAAGTTATTGATGCTGCGGTTGCAAGAATTGAAGGGAAATACACTGGTTCTGATTATTTGGTTTTCCAGATTGGTGCAAATGAGGGAGCAAATATGGTTGGTGGAATTGACGCTGTTGATTCAAAAAATTTGGGACTTATCACTAGTTTAATTGATGTTACCTCGCAAGATGGAGCAGAAAGGGTAATAAGTTTAATAGATGCTGCAATAGATAAAGTAAGTGGAATTCGCTCAAAATTAGGAGCAATGCAAAATAGATTGGAACATACAATTGCTAATTTAGGTGTTTCATCAGAAAATCTAACATCGTCAGAAAGTAGAATAAGAGATGCTGATATGGCTAAACAAATGATGTTCTTTACAAAACAGCAGATATTAATTCAATCAGGGATGGCAATGCTTGCTCAGGCAAATACACTTCCACAAAATATTTTACAATTACTGAGAGGTTAA
- a CDS encoding ABC transporter ATP-binding protein, whose translation MSEKKVLVKVDNLVKYFPIRAGVFKRVVAWVRAVDDISFEIYEGETVGLVGESGCGKTTAGMTLLRLYEPTSGRIIVDGKDTTYYFMPRYKAKKYLKKMYIEKFKKEDPSKFTGIDKEYYEIYDELGESGFYSKLLDNITEKRRDFRRTMQIVFQDPYSSLNPRIRVKTIVSEGPVLHGLIKKSEVVDKVKEVLEEVGIHGEHMYRFPHQFSGGQRQRIGIARALLMNPKLIVADEAVAALDVSIRSQVINLMLELQKKHNLTYLFISHDLSVIKYISDRVVVMYLGKIVENASKKELFDNPLHPYTKALMSAIPVPNPEYKKKRIILTGDVPSPVNPPSGCRFHPRCPVAKEICAKEEPQLKEVSPGHFVACHFPGSLK comes from the coding sequence ATGAGTGAAAAAAAAGTATTAGTTAAAGTTGATAATCTTGTAAAGTATTTTCCAATTCGTGCAGGAGTATTTAAAAGAGTTGTAGCATGGGTTAGAGCAGTAGATGACATCAGCTTTGAAATTTATGAGGGGGAGACTGTTGGGCTTGTTGGTGAATCAGGCTGTGGAAAAACTACTGCCGGAATGACGCTTTTAAGACTTTATGAACCTACATCTGGAAGAATTATAGTAGACGGAAAGGATACAACATATTATTTTATGCCACGTTATAAGGCAAAGAAATATTTAAAGAAAATGTATATAGAGAAATTTAAAAAAGAAGATCCATCAAAATTTACAGGAATTGATAAAGAATACTATGAAATATATGACGAACTAGGCGAAAGTGGTTTTTATAGCAAACTTTTAGATAATATTACTGAAAAGAGAAGAGATTTTAGAAGAACGATGCAAATAGTTTTTCAGGATCCATATAGTTCTCTTAATCCAAGAATTAGAGTTAAGACAATTGTTTCTGAAGGACCTGTATTGCATGGTCTGATAAAAAAATCTGAAGTAGTAGATAAGGTAAAAGAAGTTTTAGAAGAAGTTGGTATTCATGGAGAACATATGTATAGATTTCCTCACCAATTTTCAGGAGGGCAACGTCAAAGAATAGGAATAGCAAGGGCATTATTAATGAATCCAAAGTTAATAGTTGCCGATGAAGCAGTAGCAGCACTTGATGTTTCCATTAGATCTCAAGTTATTAACTTAATGCTTGAACTTCAAAAGAAACATAATTTAACTTATTTATTTATTTCACATGACCTATCAGTCATTAAATATATTTCTGATAGAGTTGTCGTTATGTATTTAGGAAAGATTGTTGAAAATGCTTCAAAGAAAGAATTATTTGATAATCCATTACATCCATATACAAAAGCATTAATGAGTGCTATACCGGTTCCAAACCCAGAATATAAGAAAAAGAGGATAATTTTAACAGGAGATGTTCCAAGTCCTGTTAATCCACCAAGTGGATGTAGATTTCATCCAAGATGTCCTGTAGCAAAAGAAATTTGTGCTAAAGAAGAGCCACAATTGAAAGAAGTATCACCTGGTCACTTTGTAGCTTGTCATTTCCCTGGATCGTTAAAATAA